The stretch of DNA CCGTCCGCTCGAAGATGGCGCAGGCCCCGGCAAAGGGCCTCCTGATCATGAAGATCCGCGAGGTCTACACCTGCGCACCCGGCCCGAACGCAGGGGCCAGGCTTCTCTGATTTTTTTTCAGGGGGTTGAAAGCGTGGGTGTCGATGGATATCTGCCGCCGAATCTGTCCCGGGATCAGAACGGCCCTGTCGGACTCGCTTCGTCCGCCGGGACGGCCACGAGCGTCTCGATGTCCATCCGGTCCGCCCGCTTCAAGACCACGTTCATCGCCACCTTTTCGTTCGGTGCTTCGAACATGACGACGGTATCGTACTTCCCGAGCGTCCAGTAGATGCCCAGGTATTTGACCTCACCTTTCATGTCGTCCTCGATATCCTTCATGTTCTCGGCGACAACTTCTTTGGTCAGGTTTTTCTTGAATTTCGCAAGCGCAATGAAAAGCATCGTTCACCTCGTTCCTTTGTGGGGCATTTCAGCATGGGAGAGGGCGGTATATAAAGTGGTTTATATGATGCGGAGGATGAGGTGGTGGGAGCGGGAGATCGGATCGTGGGGGTTCGCGGAAAAACCGAATAAAGGCGGTGAAGTCATTTTTCACTAAGGGTAATCACCCCGGCAAAACAATGCGAGGGAGGGGATTCGAACCCCCGAACTCCTGCGAGAATGGACCCTAAATCCATCGCCTTTGACCTGGCTCGGCAACCCTCGCGTGCAGTTGAAAAAGGCACTCAATCATACGATTGCCCGGTATTTATATCTTGAAGCGGCCGGCACCGCACGATGCCGTTTTACCCCTCCTGCCTCCGGCCCGCGACATACTCCTCCAGCGTGACGACGCGAGCATACATGCCGTTCAGCGCCGCCATGAAGGACGCGTGGATCGACGCGGCCGGGACGATCTCCCCCGAAAAGACCAGGTCCCGCGTGGCGCAGGCGTCTTCGACGACCGTGCAGGCGAACCCGGCCTCACGGGCCGCCCGCGTCGTGGCGTCGATGCACATGTGGCTCATCGCCCCGCAGATCACGCACTCGCTGACCCCCTTCTCCCTGAGCGCAGCGAGCAGACCGGTCTGGAAGAAACTGTTCGGGAAATGCTTCTCGATCACCGCCTCGCCCGGACCGGGCGCCACCCGCTCGTGGATCTCCGAGCCGCGCGTCCCCGGCAGGAGAAACCCGGCGCCTTCCCGCATCGAGATGTGGCGGATGAAAAAGACGGGTTTTCTCTCCTGCCTGAAGATTTCGAGGAGTGCGGATGCCGCGCCGGACGCCTGTTCCATGCCGACGCACTCCATTGCGCCGCCGGGAAAATAGTCGTTCTGGATGTCGATGAGGAGAAGGGCCTCTGTCATGGGTAGAGATGGCCTCTCTGGCCACAAGAACATGGCGCCCCGCCCCTGCCGACCGAACCGGTGCCCCCCCTCTCCGGATCGCCGCGTGAGACGGCGGTGGAATTCAACGGAAATAAATAAAACACAAAGAAAGAGAAATACGGAGAGAACGATGCTTGAGTACCTGAATACATTCGAACGATGGGTCTATCGGATCCTCACCGCCCTCCTTGCCGTCGTCATCGCCTTTTCCGTCTATGAACTGGCGATCCTGGTCGCCTACGGTCTCGTGGACGACCGGATGTTCAGGCTTGAGAACCACGAACTCCTCGGTGTGTTCGGGGCGTTCCTCCTCGTCCTCATCGGCATAGAACTCCTCGACACCATGAGGGCGTATATCGAGAAGCACGAGGTCCATGTCGAGGTGATCATGCTCGTCGCCATCATCGCCATCGCCCGGAAGATCATCCTCCTCGAGTCCTCGGAGATGGCCGATCTCCCCCTGATCGGCATGGCCCTCCTGCTGATGGCGCTTGCGGCCGGTTATTATATCGTCGTCAAGACGCGGCGGCTCCAGGACGGGGAGTGAAGCGGCATTTTTCGGGCGGTTTTTTCGGGAGCGCCCTGCCATTAAGGCGCTACTGCCCGATAGATCCCTCTATGGAATCGGTATCTTCCCGAAAGAGTTCCTTTCCTTTTTCCGTGTATTCGATCACACCCAGTTGCCTGAGGAAATCCAGGTCGCTGTCGACCTCCCATCCCTCTGCAAGTTTGCCGTTCGCGATCCGCCAGATGAACACCATCTGCATCGTCAATCTGTTGCCGGTGGGAGGCAAGGTGACGCCGAACAGATTCCATCTGCCCGTATGGGTCCCGGTAGCGTTCACGCGGACCCAGACCCGGTCCCCTTCGGCGATCATATCCTCGATCGTCTCGTGCCAGTCAGGGAAACCTTCGAAGGCGATCTGAAAGAGCTGCCTGAAACTCTCCAGACCTCTTTGTTTATGGGTGTGGTCGATATAATCCGGTGCCACCAATGCATCGAACAGGTCCAGGTTTCGCGTATTATAGGCATCGATAAACCTTCGGACAAGCGTCTTATTCTCTTCCGATGACATGGAACATCACCTCCCCTTGAAGATTTACTTCCTATTTAAATGGTGCCGTCCTCTCGGGCGTCTCTTTTTTCCTGCCCGCTGGCCGCTAACTCCGGGTGTGGAGGATCAGGGTTCGGGAGCAACGTTGCGGGACCTGAACATGAAGGTGGTGTTCATCGCAGGAGACGAACCGCGATCGGCCCTGTTGTCCAGAACGATAAAAAAAAGAGTTTGATCTCCCGATCGGTCCGCCTTCACGCCGGCGACTCGTCCATCCCCAGGAAGGTCAGGACGATCCTGCCATACTCCTCGGGTGCAGAGGACGATCCAGCGTGCGGGATGCCCTTGAACCGCACCAGCCACGAACCGTCGATCTCTCCGGCGATCCGGACGGCGACTGATTCGGGGGTGAGAACGTCGGCGGTCCCGGTAATCAGCATCACGTCGTTGGTGATCCCGGACAATTCGTCATAGGTGCCGTCCCAGGCCAGATTCGCCTCAGCCTCTTTTCGCAGGCCTTCTGGCTGCGAGGGATCGGCGGCGACCCCGGCGAGGATGGAGTAGAGCAACTGCGTCTCGTTCAGCCGTGCGCTGTAGGTAGCGGAGGAGAGGACCAGTTTTCTCACGTGTTCCGGGTGCGCGATGACGAGCTGCTGCGAGACCGACGATCCCATCGAGACGCCGTAGACGTTCATGCTCTCGTAGCCGAGGGCGTCCATCAGGCCAGCGGCGTCGTCCGCGAGCTGCTCGATCGTATAGGGTGCGTCGTTATCGCCGCTGTGCCCCATCGCCCGGTGGTCGTAGATATAGACGTGATACTTATCTGCAAGGATATCGATGAACGTCTCGTTCCATCCTTCCATCACGCTGCCAAACCCTATGATCATCAGGAGGGGATCTCCCGCCCCGAACTCGCGGTAGGCCAGGTTGACGCCGTTCACCTCTGCATACCGTATCGGGGTATCGTTGATCGACACTGCGGACGCTGTCGGCCCTGTCGTATTCTCTCCGCCCGAGACTGATCCCGTACACCCGGCCGTCATTATCAGGCACATGGCGAGGATCATCGTTGCGTACGTTGCCAGTGTTCCTTTCATCATAATTGCCTCAATTCAGGATTTTTCTCCATGACGGTTTGAAGGCCTGGCACATACCCCTTTTGTTTTGCAGGCCGGATCGTGCCCGCTCACCCTGCTTATTTCTGCTCCGGCACCGAACAGGATCAGGAAACATGACGACCTTCGGCGTGATCGGGACGGGCAGCATGGGCAGCATGCTTGTTCGGAAGATGGTGGAGAGCGGGCAGGCGGGTGCGCACGAGATCATCGTGTACAACCGGTCGGCGGAGAAGGCGCTTCGCCTCGTCGGCGCGACCGGCGTCCGGATCGCCCCGAGCGCCCGGGACGTCGCCGAACAATCTGACGTCCTCCTCCTCTGCGTCAGGCCCCTGGAGGTGCGGGGCGTCCTCCTGGACCTCGGGGGCGCGCTGACCCCGGAACACCTCCTCGTCTCGGTCGCATCCGACGTCACGCTCGGCGACCTCTCGGCATGGTCAAAGGCGCGATCGGCGCGGGCGATCCCTGCCGTCACCTCTGAGTGCGGGGGCGGCGTCACCCTGGTCGCCTTCGGCGCCGCCGCCTCAGACGCCGACAGGGAACTGGTCCTCTCCCTCTTCGGCGCCATGAGTTCGCCGGTCGAGATCGCCGAGGAGCACTTCGAGGTGATGACCGCCCTGACCAGCTGTGCGCCGGCGTTCATCGCCGCCCTCATGCAGGAATTTGCGGCCGCGGCCGTCAGGCGGTCAGGGATCGCCCTCCCTGTTGCCGAACACCTGGTGAGGGAGACCCTCACCGGAACGGCCTGTCTGCTCGCAGCATCAGGGACCGGTTTCGAGGAGGTGATCGCCAGGGTGGCGACCGAAGGCGGGATCACGAGGGTGGGCGTCGACGTCATCAGGCAGCGGGTGCCCGGCGTCTTCGACGAGATCCTTGCGAAGACCGATGCACGGCACGACCTGGTGAAGGCGAAGATCAGGGAGACCGTGCCCTGAGGCGCTCCCCCTCGCTTTCCAGCCTTTTGCCCCGGATCACGTCCCCTGTGCGGCCTCTTTCACTTCTTTCATCTCCTCCAGCAGGATATGGTAACCGGTGATCGCCAGCGCCAGGAAGAGCGGGCCAAGGACGAACCCGACGATCCCCATCACCGCAAGCCCGCCGAAAAAGCCGATCCACATGATCACCGGGTGGATGCTGGCGCGGCGCCCCATCATCATGGGGCGGAAGTAGATGTCAGGAAGGGCGCAGACGATCGGGTATCCGACGAACGCCACCAGAAGCCCGCCCCTGATGTCCCCCAGGGAGAGGGAGTACACGCCGAGAAAGAGCATGATCACCGAGGGGCCGATGATCGGGATGAGCTGGAAGATCGCCGCCATCAGGGCATAGAAGACGATGTGATCGTAGCCAAGCACATAGAAAAACGGAATCGCAAGGACGAAGGTGACGACCGACGTCGCCACATGGACGATATAGAGGGCGTACAGGGTGTCGACCGAGGTGCGGGTCAGTTTTTCCACCGCCGCGCGGAGGCGGGACGGGAGGGCTGCGGTCACCTCCGCGGCGAGGGCGTCCCCCCGGTAGATGAACATGTACAGGGAGAGGAAGAAGACGATCAGGTCGATGATGAGCATCGGCACCTGCGAGGCGAGCCCGGTCACCCAGTCCCCGAAGGAGGCGATCTGCTCGTCTGTCCAGGCGGCGATATCGGTGGAGGCGATCCCGGCCGCGGCTCCGCCTGTCTCGGCAGAGGCGATCCATGCGAGGATCCCCTGCACGATCTGAGTCAGATAATCGCCGTTCTGGGCGAGCACGGCAATCGTAAAGCCTACCGAAAATATGGTGGCGAAAAAGACTGCCGCCGTGGTGAGCAGGGCCGCCGTGCCCTCCCGCATCGACCGGCCAAGATAGTGCTTCACCGGCATGATCACGATCGCCAGGGAGGCCGAGAGGACGACGACCCAGAGCAGGTTCCAGAAGGCGATCGCAGCGGCTGCAAGGATGCCGAGGACCAGCAGGACGGTAAGGCGGTCCGGGAGGGAAAGATTGTGCGCCATGGACGATAGAAGAGTGCGGGTTCTGCCGGGATAAATACTTGCGGCCTTCCGGTATCACGGCACGCGGAAAGGGGTGGAAAGGCGATGCCGCCCCAATATCAATTTTCTTATAGGATGGGGAGCAAATACCACGTGCATAGGCAAAAAGAGATTGAAATAGGTTGATTTGCTGGAATACAAATGTTTATGGTAGGGACAGAGTTAAATGAACCTCATTGAATAACCAGGAGACCGGAGATGCTTGCTGACTATATTCAGATCCCGATCGCGGCCGCCCTCTGCTGGATCCTCTTCGTCACCGTCGATATCGTCTTCAGGCTCCCGGAGAAAGGCGGGGTAAAAGGGGCGGCGGCGATCGGCCGGAAGATCGGGGAGGACGGTGGCAGCCTTCCCGGCGGCACCATGATGGGGAATATCGTCTCCTCCCCTGACGCCTCTGCCGGCACCCTCCTCGCCGCCTGCGGCGTGTATGTCGCAGGGCTTCCCGGCGGCCTTGCGGCAGCCGCTCTCGTCTTTATCGGCAACCGCATCTGCCACGACCCCGGCTATGCCGGGACAAGCGGCGCCGTCCTTGCAAGTATTATGATCACCGGCTTCTCCGTTCTCGGATTCGCCCCTGAAAATTTCATCGCAGGGATGGTCATCGCCATCCTGACGATACAGGGGCTCTCTCACCCCTATGCGAGCCGTCTCCTCACCCGCATCTGGGGGTGGCGGAGTTGATCGCCCTGTACGTCTGCGGTCTCGTCGCCCTCTTCGCCGCCATACGGACGGTGATCGAGCCCCATCCCTACCGGAAACTCCCGTACCTCAACGTGATGAACTTCGCCATCGCCGGTCTGATCGTCCTCATACTCTCCCATCCCCTTTCGATCCTTGCAGCGGCGGCATATTTTGTCGGCTCCACCCTGGAGGCGAACGCGATCGCCTCGGCACGCGCGGCGGTGATGGGCGATGATTGAGTTTTTGCAGGTGGTGCTCGCCGCCATC from Methanofollis liminatans DSM 4140 encodes:
- a CDS encoding alpha/beta fold hydrolase — protein: MMKGTLATYATMILAMCLIMTAGCTGSVSGGENTTGPTASAVSINDTPIRYAEVNGVNLAYREFGAGDPLLMIIGFGSVMEGWNETFIDILADKYHVYIYDHRAMGHSGDNDAPYTIEQLADDAAGLMDALGYESMNVYGVSMGSSVSQQLVIAHPEHVRKLVLSSATYSARLNETQLLYSILAGVAADPSQPEGLRKEAEANLAWDGTYDELSGITNDVMLITGTADVLTPESVAVRIAGEIDGSWLVRFKGIPHAGSSSAPEEYGRIVLTFLGMDESPA
- a CDS encoding cysteine hydrolase family protein is translated as MTEALLLIDIQNDYFPGGAMECVGMEQASGAASALLEIFRQERKPVFFIRHISMREGAGFLLPGTRGSEIHERVAPGPGEAVIEKHFPNSFFQTGLLAALREKGVSECVICGAMSHMCIDATTRAAREAGFACTVVEDACATRDLVFSGEIVPAASIHASFMAALNGMYARVVTLEEYVAGRRQEG
- a CDS encoding DUF2109 family protein, with the protein product MAELIALYVCGLVALFAAIRTVIEPHPYRKLPYLNVMNFAIAGLIVLILSHPLSILAAAAYFVGSTLEANAIASARAAVMGDD
- a CDS encoding pyrroline-5-carboxylate reductase family protein — translated: MTTFGVIGTGSMGSMLVRKMVESGQAGAHEIIVYNRSAEKALRLVGATGVRIAPSARDVAEQSDVLLLCVRPLEVRGVLLDLGGALTPEHLLVSVASDVTLGDLSAWSKARSARAIPAVTSECGGGVTLVAFGAAASDADRELVLSLFGAMSSPVEIAEEHFEVMTALTSCAPAFIAALMQEFAAAAVRRSGIALPVAEHLVRETLTGTACLLAASGTGFEEVIARVATEGGITRVGVDVIRQRVPGVFDEILAKTDARHDLVKAKIRETVP
- a CDS encoding phosphate-starvation-inducible PsiE family protein is translated as MLEYLNTFERWVYRILTALLAVVIAFSVYELAILVAYGLVDDRMFRLENHELLGVFGAFLLVLIGIELLDTMRAYIEKHEVHVEVIMLVAIIAIARKIILLESSEMADLPLIGMALLLMALAAGYYIVVKTRRLQDGE
- a CDS encoding ester cyclase; this encodes MSSEENKTLVRRFIDAYNTRNLDLFDALVAPDYIDHTHKQRGLESFRQLFQIAFEGFPDWHETIEDMIAEGDRVWVRVNATGTHTGRWNLFGVTLPPTGNRLTMQMVFIWRIANGKLAEGWEVDSDLDFLRQLGVIEYTEKGKELFREDTDSIEGSIGQ
- a CDS encoding AI-2E family transporter, whose protein sequence is MAHNLSLPDRLTVLLVLGILAAAAIAFWNLLWVVVLSASLAIVIMPVKHYLGRSMREGTAALLTTAAVFFATIFSVGFTIAVLAQNGDYLTQIVQGILAWIASAETGGAAAGIASTDIAAWTDEQIASFGDWVTGLASQVPMLIIDLIVFFLSLYMFIYRGDALAAEVTAALPSRLRAAVEKLTRTSVDTLYALYIVHVATSVVTFVLAIPFFYVLGYDHIVFYALMAAIFQLIPIIGPSVIMLFLGVYSLSLGDIRGGLLVAFVGYPIVCALPDIYFRPMMMGRRASIHPVIMWIGFFGGLAVMGIVGFVLGPLFLALAITGYHILLEEMKEVKEAAQGT
- a CDS encoding GYD domain-containing protein, translating into MLFIALAKFKKNLTKEVVAENMKDIEDDMKGEVKYLGIYWTLGKYDTVVMFEAPNEKVAMNVVLKRADRMDIETLVAVPADEASPTGPF